From the genome of Lineus longissimus chromosome 8, tnLinLong1.2, whole genome shotgun sequence, one region includes:
- the LOC135492782 gene encoding dynein axonemal intermediate chain 7 homolog isoform X1, translating into MPPKGKKGAPAGKGKPKKIDKEEEERRAREEEEARLRAEEEERERKEKEKREAEERRRLENEERTRRKAQLLELNSITESNETQLLNIHDNRRKKAKWARYMRCDGSPDPTIPGEINTYMNLWREDNERVTIDQVLKDSDLALALISELQFLLDDTPANEITEAEAERYGTTQNDLQDLLHEKLLRAEHELLLDSADRADPQTMNLQTVIENDLVSLCVWGNISKNPRIKYFEFADKGIGFDIPKLLTMTDCAVCFLFTKFDHFSQKCKSFLPRQKKKIVEEVEPPVVEEEEKTDGEEEKKEGEGEEEGGIEREETEDVMASLRKLDDDDEDKKEEEEVKVEEPEEEELVDDGDIKTPGRSRHRKVSEPPEWEDFDGDEDVYDMRAYCVQGGLFHFNLLHMPPQPKNAKTWVMRQVVEPPMISHIEYMADTVNPALIQQQEDNNKEGEEGEVKAVKEEGKKRDERPPIGVSMKLPGDVVFNEEPQLGRWDYEQNVWRMDGFTDIVYNEDNRVVQFKTAFYGTMSLLSDTHINMPFQSWELRPRGMNHAQLTVIAAINECEIEIKDDKCCLNLPEEGAVEQLEHLRNKWMIPRDFIKAMRDSGVNIFPSEDSPKYVSIQSKNVITEERLYQQMALTSSAMAYSWSKWNAEVADNEKIVFQGAECLKDQHLLEEEWALFLVTKKRSMKLKMTEFEEAFSDDYAEGTNFHADMYHMVLELASEDALTRIRESSFKFIDCVNQLLTGTKLVTYS; encoded by the exons ATG CCTCCCAAGGGGAAGAAAGGTGCTCCCGCAGGGAAGGGAAAGCCAAAGAAGATAGACAAAGAAGAGGAGGAGAGGCGAGCTAGAGAAGAAG AGGAGGCGCGTCTTCGAGCCGAGGAGGAAGAGAGGGAGagaaaggagaaggagaagagaGAGGCTGAGGAGAGGAGAAGATTAGAGAATGAG GAAAGAACGAGAAGGAAGGCCCAACTCCTGGAGCTCAACTCCATCACTGAGAGCAACGAAACACAGTTACTGAATATCCATGACAATCGCCGGAAGAAAGCCAAATGGGCGCGCTACATGCGATGTGACGGCTCCCCTGATCCGACCATTCCTGGTGAGATCAACACCTACATGAATCTGTGGAGGGAGGACAATGAGAGAGTGACTATAGATCAGGTTCTCAAGGACAGTGATCTAGCACTTGCA TTGATAAGTGAGCTGCAGTTCCTCCTTGACGACACACCGGCGAATGAAATCACTGAAGCAGAAGCCGAGAGATACGGAACA ACACAGAATGATCTGCAGGACTTGCTTCACGAGAAACTGCTCCGAGCGGAACATGAGTTGTTATTGGACTCAGCAGACAGAGCCGACCCACAGACCATGAATCTACAAACTGTTATTGAAAATGATCTGGTTTCACTTTGTGTGTGGGGAAATATTAGCAAAAATCCAAG aataAAGTATTTTGAATTCGCCGATAAAGGTATTGGCTTTGATATCCCCAAGTTGCTAACCATGACAGACTGTGCCGTCTGCTTCCTATTCACCAAGTTTGACCACTTCTCACAGAAATGCAAATCATTTTTGCCACGACAGAAAAAGAAGATTGTTGAGGAAG TGGAGCCCCCTGtggttgaagaagaagaaaagacagACGGTGAGGAAGAGAAGAAGGAAGGGGAAGGAGAGGAAGAGGGGGGTATCGAGCGGGAGGAGACCGAGGACGTGATGGCGTCGCTACGGAAActggacgatgatgatgaagacaagaaggaggaggaggaggtgaAGGTGGAGGAACCAGAGGAGGAGGAGCTCGTCGATGATGGTGACATCAAGACACCAG GGAGAAGCCGACATCGTAAAGTATCTG AGCCCCCAGAGTGGGAGGATTTTGATGGCGATGAAGACGTCTATGACATGAGAGCGTACTGCGTCCAGGGCGGCCTCTTCCACTTCAACCTTCTGCACATGCCCCCACAGCCGAAGAATGCCAAAACTTGGGTCATGAGGCAAG TTGTTGAGCCACCAATGATCTCCCACATCGAGTACATGGCAGACACGGTCAACCCCGCGCTCATCCAACAACAAGAAGACAACAACAAAGAGGGCGAGGAGGGTGAGGTCAAGGCTGTGAAGGAAGAGGGAAAGAAACGTGATGAGAGGCCACCTATTGGTGTCAGTATGAAGCTCCCAGGTGATGTCGTGTTTAATGAAGAGCCACAGCTCGGACGGTGGGATTACGAGCAGAATGTTTGGAGGATGGATGGTTTTACGGACATTGTTTATAACGAGG ATAATCGTGTTGTCCAGTTCAAGACGGCCTTCTACGGTACGATGTCTCTTCTCTCCGACACGCATATCAACATGCCGTTCCAGTCGTGGGAACTCCGGCCTCGTGGCATGAATCACGCACAGTTGACAGTTATTGCGGCAATCAATGAATGTGAGATTGAAATTAAG GACGACAAGTGCTGCCTTAATCTCCCAGAAGAGGGCGCAGTTGAGCAGCTTGAACACTTACGAAACAAGTGGATGATACCGCGAGACTTTATCAAG GCCATGAGAGATTCTGGTGTGAATATCTTCCCGTCTGAGGATTCTCCCAAGTATGTCAGTATACAGTCAAAG AATGTGATCACAGAGGAGAGACTTTACCAACAGATGGCTCTGACATCGTCTGCCATGGCGTATTCCTGGTCAAAGTGGAATGCGGAGGTTGCTGATAACGAGAAGATCGTCTTCCAGGGAGCGGAGTGTCTGAAGGACCAGCACTTGTTGGAGGAGGAGTGGGCGCTGTTCTTAGTGACAAAGAAACGCTCCATGAAGTTGAAGATGACAGAATTCGAGGAGGCTTTCTCTGATGACTATGCGGAGGGAACCAAT TTCCACGCTGACATGTACCACATGGTTCTTGAGCTCGCCTCGGAGGACGCGTTGACCAGGATACGCGAGAGCAGTTTCAAGTTCATCGATTGTGTCAACCAGTTGCTGACAGGAACCAAACTCGTGACTTATTCATAG
- the LOC135492782 gene encoding dynein axonemal intermediate chain 7 homolog isoform X2: MPPKGKKGAPAGKGKPKKIDKEEEERRAREEEEARLRAEEEERERKEKEKREAEERRRLENEERTRRKAQLLELNSITESNETQLLNIHDNRRKKAKWARYMRCDGSPDPTIPGEINTYMNLWREDNERVTIDQVLKDSDLALALISELQFLLDDTPANEITEAEAERYGTTQNDLQDLLHEKLLRAEHELLLDSADRADPQTMNLQTVIENDLVSLCVWGNISKNPRIKYFEFADKGIGFDIPKLLTMTDCAVCFLFTKFDHFSQKCKSFLPRQKKKIVEEVEPPVVEEEEKTDGEEEKKEGEGEEEGGIEREETEDVMASLRKLDDDDEDKKEEEEVKVEEPEEEELVDDGDIKTPEPPEWEDFDGDEDVYDMRAYCVQGGLFHFNLLHMPPQPKNAKTWVMRQVVEPPMISHIEYMADTVNPALIQQQEDNNKEGEEGEVKAVKEEGKKRDERPPIGVSMKLPGDVVFNEEPQLGRWDYEQNVWRMDGFTDIVYNEDNRVVQFKTAFYGTMSLLSDTHINMPFQSWELRPRGMNHAQLTVIAAINECEIEIKDDKCCLNLPEEGAVEQLEHLRNKWMIPRDFIKAMRDSGVNIFPSEDSPKYVSIQSKNVITEERLYQQMALTSSAMAYSWSKWNAEVADNEKIVFQGAECLKDQHLLEEEWALFLVTKKRSMKLKMTEFEEAFSDDYAEGTNFHADMYHMVLELASEDALTRIRESSFKFIDCVNQLLTGTKLVTYS, from the exons ATG CCTCCCAAGGGGAAGAAAGGTGCTCCCGCAGGGAAGGGAAAGCCAAAGAAGATAGACAAAGAAGAGGAGGAGAGGCGAGCTAGAGAAGAAG AGGAGGCGCGTCTTCGAGCCGAGGAGGAAGAGAGGGAGagaaaggagaaggagaagagaGAGGCTGAGGAGAGGAGAAGATTAGAGAATGAG GAAAGAACGAGAAGGAAGGCCCAACTCCTGGAGCTCAACTCCATCACTGAGAGCAACGAAACACAGTTACTGAATATCCATGACAATCGCCGGAAGAAAGCCAAATGGGCGCGCTACATGCGATGTGACGGCTCCCCTGATCCGACCATTCCTGGTGAGATCAACACCTACATGAATCTGTGGAGGGAGGACAATGAGAGAGTGACTATAGATCAGGTTCTCAAGGACAGTGATCTAGCACTTGCA TTGATAAGTGAGCTGCAGTTCCTCCTTGACGACACACCGGCGAATGAAATCACTGAAGCAGAAGCCGAGAGATACGGAACA ACACAGAATGATCTGCAGGACTTGCTTCACGAGAAACTGCTCCGAGCGGAACATGAGTTGTTATTGGACTCAGCAGACAGAGCCGACCCACAGACCATGAATCTACAAACTGTTATTGAAAATGATCTGGTTTCACTTTGTGTGTGGGGAAATATTAGCAAAAATCCAAG aataAAGTATTTTGAATTCGCCGATAAAGGTATTGGCTTTGATATCCCCAAGTTGCTAACCATGACAGACTGTGCCGTCTGCTTCCTATTCACCAAGTTTGACCACTTCTCACAGAAATGCAAATCATTTTTGCCACGACAGAAAAAGAAGATTGTTGAGGAAG TGGAGCCCCCTGtggttgaagaagaagaaaagacagACGGTGAGGAAGAGAAGAAGGAAGGGGAAGGAGAGGAAGAGGGGGGTATCGAGCGGGAGGAGACCGAGGACGTGATGGCGTCGCTACGGAAActggacgatgatgatgaagacaagaaggaggaggaggaggtgaAGGTGGAGGAACCAGAGGAGGAGGAGCTCGTCGATGATGGTGACATCAAGACACCAG AGCCCCCAGAGTGGGAGGATTTTGATGGCGATGAAGACGTCTATGACATGAGAGCGTACTGCGTCCAGGGCGGCCTCTTCCACTTCAACCTTCTGCACATGCCCCCACAGCCGAAGAATGCCAAAACTTGGGTCATGAGGCAAG TTGTTGAGCCACCAATGATCTCCCACATCGAGTACATGGCAGACACGGTCAACCCCGCGCTCATCCAACAACAAGAAGACAACAACAAAGAGGGCGAGGAGGGTGAGGTCAAGGCTGTGAAGGAAGAGGGAAAGAAACGTGATGAGAGGCCACCTATTGGTGTCAGTATGAAGCTCCCAGGTGATGTCGTGTTTAATGAAGAGCCACAGCTCGGACGGTGGGATTACGAGCAGAATGTTTGGAGGATGGATGGTTTTACGGACATTGTTTATAACGAGG ATAATCGTGTTGTCCAGTTCAAGACGGCCTTCTACGGTACGATGTCTCTTCTCTCCGACACGCATATCAACATGCCGTTCCAGTCGTGGGAACTCCGGCCTCGTGGCATGAATCACGCACAGTTGACAGTTATTGCGGCAATCAATGAATGTGAGATTGAAATTAAG GACGACAAGTGCTGCCTTAATCTCCCAGAAGAGGGCGCAGTTGAGCAGCTTGAACACTTACGAAACAAGTGGATGATACCGCGAGACTTTATCAAG GCCATGAGAGATTCTGGTGTGAATATCTTCCCGTCTGAGGATTCTCCCAAGTATGTCAGTATACAGTCAAAG AATGTGATCACAGAGGAGAGACTTTACCAACAGATGGCTCTGACATCGTCTGCCATGGCGTATTCCTGGTCAAAGTGGAATGCGGAGGTTGCTGATAACGAGAAGATCGTCTTCCAGGGAGCGGAGTGTCTGAAGGACCAGCACTTGTTGGAGGAGGAGTGGGCGCTGTTCTTAGTGACAAAGAAACGCTCCATGAAGTTGAAGATGACAGAATTCGAGGAGGCTTTCTCTGATGACTATGCGGAGGGAACCAAT TTCCACGCTGACATGTACCACATGGTTCTTGAGCTCGCCTCGGAGGACGCGTTGACCAGGATACGCGAGAGCAGTTTCAAGTTCATCGATTGTGTCAACCAGTTGCTGACAGGAACCAAACTCGTGACTTATTCATAG
- the LOC135492510 gene encoding electron transfer flavoprotein regulatory factor 1-like: MASSSRSQVIQLYKNLMHLGKEYPKGADYFRTKLKSAFMKNRDVTDPEEIKVLIARGEYIIKELEALYMLRKYRALKKRYYSEEDVTSPKFNQPPIVQEFTTPHKTDR, from the exons ATGGCATCATCGAGCCGATCTCAGGTGATTCAGCTCTACAAGAAT TTGATGCATCTTGGTAAAGAGTATCCGAAAGGAGCAGATTACTTCCGTACGAAACTGAAGTCGGCTTTCATGAAGAATCGCGATGTGACTGATCCAGAGGAGATCAAGGTGTTAATAGCTCGAG gtgAATATATCATAAAGGAGCTTGAAGCCCTTTACATGCTCCGCAAATATCGCGCTCTGAAGAAGCGCTACTACAGTGAGGAAGATGTGACGTCACCTAAGTTCAACCAGCCGCCAATAGTGCAGGAGTTTACGACGCCACATAAGACTGACCGATGA
- the LOC135492232 gene encoding adapter molecule Crk-like, protein MAGNFSYSFDPDDQESWFFGDTKRDDTNLILNSEGDTGVFLVRGSTSIIGDFVLCVKEDTKISHYIINKITSGGKTMYKIGDKEFPDIPTLLTFYKNHYLDTTPLVRPALRKVIGKYRFTSGDADDLKFEKGEVLSILRKDEDQWWTARNSRGEEGQIPVPYVEEYTKESKEAIEKEVKQKKTQSCEIPAQPYAQPQPVVPQITQRQLPAMARVIKDRIPNAYDPRALELHIGDMVKVIQTNMNGEWEGLVGEKQGLFPFTHVQFIDSPDGDGV, encoded by the exons ATGGCCGGCAATTTTAGCTACAGCTTTGATCCGGATGATCAAGAGAG TTGGTTCTTTGGTGATACGAAGAGAGATGATACCAACTTAATACTCAACTCGGAGGGAGACACCGGGGTGTTTCTAGTCAGGGGGAGTACCTCCATCATTGGGGACTTTGTGCTCTGTGTCAA AGAAGACACTAAAATTAGCCATTATATCATCAATAAAATAACAAGCGGTGGAAAGACCATGTACAAAATAGGCGATAAGGAATTCCCAGACATCCCTACGTTACTAACGTTTTATAAAAATCACTATTTAGACACAACTCCATTGGTTAGGCCT GCTTTGAGAAAAGTTATAGGAAAATATCGATTTACTTCAGGA gaTGCAGATGATTTGAAGTTTGAAAAAGGCGAAGTTTTATCAATTTTACGAAAAGACGAGGACCAGTGGTGGACAGCTAGGAATAGTCGGGGAGAAGAGGGCCAGATACCAGTGCCGTACGTGGAGGAGTACACTAAAGAAAGTAAAGAAGCCATAGAGAAAGaagtaaaacaaaaaaaaacacagtCATGCGAAATACCTGCACAGCCATATGCACAGCCACAACCAGTGGTGCCTCAAATAACTCAG AGACAACTTCCAGCAATGGCACGCGTGATCAAAGACCGCATACCAAATGCATACGACCCAAGAGCACTCGAGTTACAC ATTGGTGACATGGTGAAGGTGATACAGACAAACATGAACGGAGAATGGGAAGGATTGGTTGGTGAAAAACAAGGCTTGTTTCCGTTTACCCATGTCCAATTCATCGATTCGCCCGATGGTGACGGTGTGTAG